In Paenibacillus sp. BIC5C1, a genomic segment contains:
- a CDS encoding PspA/IM30 family protein, translating to MSVFRRMRDITVANLNEHLEQSQDPVKLIDQFLVSTRQDIGEAEKLRHQYASHTRQMKQQADQAAGMVHKREEQASMALKAGEEHLAKLALQEKILHEEKMEQYNELYAQSNAALQELDEQIDQLKVEYQNVYSKRQYYYARMQTIQLQQRMNQRGHYNGQNVPRMFNRLDDQVSDLEYEAQSLRDLRRMSQDGAGTSGTMSSSTLDKELERLKQKLNNDRKE from the coding sequence ATGAGTGTATTTCGTCGAATGCGGGATATTACCGTAGCTAATTTAAACGAACATCTGGAGCAAAGTCAGGATCCAGTTAAACTGATTGATCAGTTTCTGGTCTCGACCCGCCAAGACATCGGTGAAGCCGAGAAGCTTCGTCACCAATATGCAAGCCATACCAGACAAATGAAACAACAAGCGGATCAGGCAGCAGGTATGGTACACAAACGGGAAGAACAAGCTTCCATGGCTCTGAAAGCAGGCGAGGAGCATTTGGCTAAACTTGCTTTGCAGGAGAAAATCCTCCACGAGGAAAAAATGGAGCAATACAATGAATTGTACGCACAAAGCAATGCGGCTTTACAGGAACTGGATGAACAGATCGACCAACTGAAAGTGGAGTATCAGAATGTATACAGCAAACGTCAATATTACTACGCTCGTATGCAGACGATTCAATTGCAGCAGCGAATGAATCAGAGAGGTCACTACAACGGTCAGAATGTACCCCGTATGTTCAACCGGTTGGACGATCAGGTATCTGATCTTGAATATGAGGCGCAAAGTCTCCGGGATTTGCGGCGGATGAGTCAGGATGGGGCAGGTACATCCGGCACCATGTCATCCTCTACGCTGGACAAAGAACTGGAACGGCTGAAACAAAAGCTAAACAATGACAGAAAGGAGTAG
- a CDS encoding LiaF transmembrane domain-containing protein: MRWNKGNGWAIVLIALGALLLFGKLTPLLGHLMGYLIPILMIALGYYGVKRGNVLLGWIVLFIGILSLLGKLAWLIGPIIAIGLIIFGFSMLSNNRSRRGRY; this comes from the coding sequence ATGAGATGGAATAAAGGAAATGGCTGGGCGATTGTACTGATTGCATTGGGTGCACTTCTCCTCTTCGGAAAGTTAACTCCCCTACTGGGACATTTAATGGGTTATCTGATTCCGATCCTGATGATTGCACTTGGATACTACGGAGTTAAACGAGGAAATGTACTGCTTGGATGGATTGTTCTCTTCATCGGTATCCTCTCACTGCTGGGTAAACTGGCCTGGCTGATCGGACCGATCATCGCGATTGGGTTAATTATCTTCGGATTCTCCATGTTGAGTAATAATCGCAGTCGTCGTGGCCGTTACTAA
- a CDS encoding helix-turn-helix domain-containing protein, whose translation MRSFSYLHKMIVFGILLSTLPILLTGIAAFIYSSKQSELHRAQANKQLLIQMQTNVEHKLATVSYMLDQAVRSPDTLHSLTSSSSIQGTGPLFAEKLQTEFKNMRSWEPLMDITLVNQTQDWLIDHAGLYLNTDFPMALPMKDLLSNTLTSGWQLTPSSVFNNNERPVNSGCIYHIALARSIPDVNVSSEAALIAGIPACSLQKPLEEESPESSAAGLIILNREQRIMVHPDPQYIGQPLAASGIWDSDSKASFSALLSKRSFATSSGQREVRIADTHYSLSYTHSSLKGWTYILISPTNILTHEYVQIGLHTMYISVAMLLLSLLLSWIGSRRMHIPIRKLLAQLGDKRLSKGNFKTKSILYMDEFEQIRAGISQLSASQSQLESKLNQYKLHIRTHFLINLLLGKNAPSTLHDTLRENGYGSQLQEWQQIAVIAVQAELVNHTKYHAKDRDLLLFAVQNILEESIYAEQQLFTVVYEQAVVTIIGTPEQDLVRFSQHLYTLTEQLQQQISEILSLQVSIGFSQPHASLFHISQAYTEALEALKHRMKLGAGIIFQFETIDNRTSHWALRYPESLEYTLIQAIQNADEALASSHLHQLLEVLFGMECTPEEYQVALTRLLTHILQMMQESGIRLGQITKGHGSIFNELHTLQYAAEVEQWFNNHIIIPIILILKERQYAQYQHISEKMIAIIQQEYDKDLTLEECASRLHYNSNYLSSVFRKETGCAFSEYLTKYRFSIAKKWLDESELTIKDIAARLRYNNPQNFIRSFRKWEGITPGQYRERKQKPDLSIKQ comes from the coding sequence GTGCGATCATTCAGCTATCTACATAAGATGATAGTCTTCGGAATCTTGTTAAGTACCCTGCCCATTCTGTTGACGGGAATCGCCGCTTTTATCTATTCTTCGAAACAATCAGAACTGCATCGTGCACAAGCCAATAAACAACTGTTAATCCAAATGCAAACTAATGTAGAGCACAAACTTGCAACCGTAAGTTATATGCTCGATCAGGCCGTTCGGTCACCGGACACGCTCCATTCTCTAACGTCATCCTCATCGATTCAGGGCACCGGCCCTTTGTTTGCTGAGAAGTTACAGACCGAATTCAAGAATATGAGGTCGTGGGAGCCTTTAATGGATATTACGCTCGTAAATCAGACCCAAGACTGGCTTATCGATCATGCTGGCCTATACCTGAATACTGATTTCCCAATGGCTCTGCCTATGAAAGACTTGTTATCGAACACACTCACATCCGGTTGGCAACTTACACCCTCATCCGTGTTTAACAATAATGAGCGCCCGGTGAATTCAGGCTGCATCTACCATATTGCTCTTGCCAGATCGATACCCGATGTAAATGTTTCTTCTGAAGCTGCCCTGATTGCGGGAATTCCGGCATGTTCACTGCAAAAACCACTGGAAGAGGAATCTCCTGAAAGTTCTGCGGCCGGACTGATCATTTTGAATCGTGAACAACGTATCATGGTCCACCCCGATCCCCAATATATTGGTCAGCCATTGGCTGCATCAGGAATATGGGACAGCGATTCGAAGGCCAGCTTTAGTGCATTGTTATCTAAGCGTAGTTTCGCTACCTCCTCAGGTCAACGTGAGGTACGGATTGCAGATACACATTACTCGCTGTCCTACACGCATTCTTCTCTAAAAGGGTGGACCTATATTCTCATTTCACCTACGAATATTCTAACTCACGAGTATGTTCAGATTGGGCTGCACACCATGTATATCAGTGTTGCTATGCTACTGCTTTCCCTGCTGCTCTCTTGGATCGGTTCAAGGCGAATGCATATTCCAATCCGCAAGCTTCTTGCACAGCTCGGTGACAAACGGTTGTCCAAAGGTAATTTTAAAACCAAGTCTATACTTTATATGGATGAATTCGAGCAAATCAGAGCCGGTATTTCTCAGTTATCGGCTTCTCAATCCCAGCTTGAAAGCAAATTAAATCAATATAAGTTGCACATCCGTACTCATTTTCTAATCAACCTGCTTCTGGGCAAAAATGCACCGTCCACTCTCCATGACACACTCAGAGAGAATGGTTATGGTTCACAACTTCAAGAGTGGCAACAAATAGCCGTCATTGCAGTTCAGGCTGAACTTGTGAATCACACCAAATATCATGCCAAGGATCGTGATTTGTTGCTGTTTGCCGTCCAAAACATACTGGAGGAGAGTATTTATGCAGAGCAACAGTTATTCACCGTGGTATATGAACAGGCTGTCGTTACCATTATAGGTACCCCTGAGCAAGATCTTGTTCGTTTTTCACAGCATTTGTATACGTTAACGGAACAACTACAGCAACAGATCAGTGAGATCCTTAGTCTCCAGGTAAGCATTGGCTTCAGTCAGCCCCACGCCTCCCTATTTCATATATCGCAGGCTTATACGGAGGCCCTTGAAGCGCTCAAGCATCGAATGAAACTGGGAGCAGGTATCATCTTTCAATTTGAGACGATCGATAATCGTACCTCACATTGGGCACTGCGATATCCCGAATCACTGGAGTATACGCTGATACAGGCTATCCAAAATGCCGATGAAGCCCTAGCATCCTCTCATCTCCATCAGTTGCTTGAAGTACTCTTTGGCATGGAATGCACACCGGAAGAATATCAGGTAGCACTCACCCGGTTGTTAACACATATTTTGCAGATGATGCAGGAATCCGGTATACGACTGGGACAGATCACCAAAGGCCATGGGTCCATTTTCAATGAACTTCATACTCTGCAGTATGCTGCTGAGGTTGAGCAATGGTTTAACAATCATATCATCATACCGATCATTCTCATTTTGAAAGAAAGACAGTACGCCCAATACCAGCACATATCCGAGAAAATGATTGCCATCATCCAGCAAGAATACGATAAGGATCTGACGTTGGAGGAATGCGCATCCAGACTCCATTACAATTCCAACTACCTAAGCAGTGTGTTCCGCAAAGAGACAGGCTGTGCATTTAGTGAGTATCTGACGAAGTACCGCTTCAGTATAGCTAAAAAGTGGCTCGACGAAAGCGAGTTGACGATCAAGGATATCGCTGCACGGCTTCGTTATAACAATCCACAGAACTTTATCCGTTCTTTTCGAAAATGGGAAGGAATCACGCCCGGACAATATAGGGAACGTAAGCAGAAGCCTGATCTATCCATAAAGCAGTAA
- a CDS encoding methyltransferase domain-containing protein, whose translation MSGEKNVSKHSEILFDRFVWEEAWKNQSTVSKYNMKSTAFDATSAFERWAREYHQHSFTEEGKKRSERIIGWIENQGVSFDGLSILDIGAASGIFTIPFATKGASVIAVEPSELLVSLMKETIPASLTSSIDIVSERFEDISIQEKGWEKKYDFAFASMCPAMSNWETIEQAISTARKYVYISTMAGSREHTLIDELKEVLGAYPSYNAGDMGYIQQLLYLKDYSYTTLITKETSYIEMPVEEVVDKLKEWLSTHELPTDEGSLALAEQYIRDTYKDGVVTFSRGGKFGKILIQLEQPNMKVVRTKEK comes from the coding sequence AAGCATTCTGAGATTTTATTTGATCGATTTGTGTGGGAAGAAGCGTGGAAGAATCAGTCCACAGTTTCAAAATACAATATGAAGAGCACGGCGTTTGACGCGACATCTGCATTTGAACGATGGGCTAGAGAATATCATCAACATTCGTTTACTGAAGAGGGGAAGAAGCGCTCTGAACGCATCATAGGTTGGATTGAAAATCAGGGAGTGAGTTTTGACGGTTTATCGATATTAGATATTGGAGCAGCATCGGGCATCTTTACGATTCCTTTTGCAACTAAAGGAGCGAGCGTTATAGCTGTAGAGCCATCTGAACTGTTAGTTTCCTTAATGAAGGAGACAATTCCTGCATCCCTTACATCCAGTATTGATATCGTTTCAGAGCGGTTCGAGGACATATCGATTCAGGAAAAGGGCTGGGAGAAGAAATATGATTTTGCATTTGCATCCATGTGCCCGGCGATGTCGAATTGGGAAACGATTGAACAGGCGATCAGCACTGCCCGAAAGTATGTTTATATTAGCACGATGGCTGGATCGAGAGAGCACACACTAATAGATGAGCTTAAAGAGGTATTAGGAGCCTATCCATCATACAACGCTGGAGATATGGGATATATACAACAGCTGCTGTACCTGAAAGATTATTCGTACACCACCTTAATCACTAAAGAAACAAGTTATATTGAGATGCCTGTTGAGGAAGTCGTTGATAAGCTTAAGGAATGGCTTAGCACGCACGAACTGCCAACGGATGAAGGTTCTCTTGCCCTGGCTGAACAATATATCAGAGACACTTACAAAGATGGTGTGGTTACATTCTCACGCGGAGGGAAGTTTGGTAAAATTCTGATTCAATTGGAGCAACCGAATATGAAAGTGGTACGTACCAAGGAAAAGTAG